A single region of the Candidatus Protochlamydia amoebophila UWE25 genome encodes:
- the ligA gene encoding NAD-dependent DNA ligase LigA, translated as MITQKDYEKLCHEIWHHNKLYYIEHQPIISDEEFDALLKKLEEIERSHPEWITEFSPSQRVNESLTSGFKTVAHRTPMLSLANTYSKEEIEDFIKRLQKLVGKRQVEFSVELKMDGIAITAIYEQGIFKRGITRGNGKRGDDITTNMRMIENLPLQLSGENLPDFLEIRGEVFMPRQVFLQLNEQKLQDGEVLWANPRNAAAGSLKLLDPKMVAERRLAVVFYGLAEDSSASIKKQAEVPSFFRSIGLPALEHHAYCQNIEQIWKFAEEIRSLRTILPYDIDGIVIKLNDFKDQKRLGVTGKSPRWAIAYKFAAEQAKTRIIDITVQIGRTGVLTPVAELEPIFLSGSTIARASLYNQEEVQRKDIRIGDLVTIEKGGDVIPKVLNVELSQRPLHSQPWQMPLYCPSCGTQVINIIGEVAVRCPNEDSCTEQQIRKLIYFVGKQAMDIKHMGEKIVIQLFQKGFIHLPSDIFALTEGQISQLTNFKTKAIQNLMRSIEESKHVSLERFIMALEIKYIGIGTAELLAARAGTIETLMQLNEEDLIKIEGVGGKVAQAVVEHFQNPKHRQEVYRLLELGVCPQSKTVQIFTNHAFQGKIFVLTGSLEHYTRQSAASLIKERGGKVSDSVSRKTNYVVAGAEPGSKLDKARTLGIPVLNEKEFISLCH; from the coding sequence ATGATCACGCAAAAAGATTATGAAAAACTTTGTCATGAAATTTGGCATCATAACAAACTTTATTACATTGAACATCAACCCATTATTTCTGATGAAGAATTCGATGCTCTTTTAAAAAAGTTGGAAGAAATTGAGCGATCGCATCCTGAATGGATCACGGAATTTTCTCCCTCTCAACGCGTTAATGAAAGTTTAACAAGTGGTTTTAAGACAGTTGCACATCGTACTCCTATGTTGTCTTTAGCAAATACGTATTCTAAGGAAGAAATTGAGGATTTTATTAAACGCCTTCAAAAACTCGTCGGAAAACGACAAGTAGAATTTTCTGTAGAGTTAAAAATGGATGGGATTGCAATTACTGCTATTTATGAACAAGGGATTTTTAAGCGCGGAATTACAAGAGGAAATGGAAAAAGAGGAGATGACATCACTACTAATATGCGAATGATTGAAAATCTTCCTCTTCAACTTAGTGGAGAAAATCTTCCTGATTTCTTAGAAATTAGGGGAGAAGTTTTCATGCCACGACAAGTATTTCTGCAATTAAACGAACAAAAGTTACAAGATGGAGAAGTACTCTGGGCTAACCCACGCAATGCTGCAGCAGGATCTTTAAAACTCTTGGATCCAAAAATGGTTGCGGAACGAAGGCTAGCTGTTGTTTTCTATGGTCTTGCTGAAGATTCTTCTGCCTCTATCAAAAAGCAAGCTGAAGTTCCTTCATTTTTTCGATCTATTGGTCTTCCGGCATTAGAACATCACGCATATTGTCAAAATATTGAACAAATATGGAAATTTGCTGAAGAAATTCGATCTTTGCGAACTATTCTTCCTTATGATATCGATGGGATTGTTATCAAATTAAATGATTTTAAAGATCAAAAAAGATTGGGTGTCACAGGCAAAAGCCCTCGTTGGGCTATTGCTTATAAATTTGCTGCTGAACAAGCAAAAACCAGAATTATTGACATCACTGTTCAAATTGGAAGAACGGGTGTTTTGACTCCAGTTGCAGAATTAGAGCCTATCTTTTTGTCAGGAAGTACGATTGCGCGAGCCTCCTTATATAATCAAGAAGAAGTGCAACGAAAAGATATTCGAATTGGAGATTTAGTCACTATTGAAAAGGGAGGAGATGTCATTCCCAAAGTTTTGAATGTCGAATTATCTCAACGTCCTTTACATTCCCAACCTTGGCAAATGCCTCTTTACTGTCCTTCTTGCGGAACGCAAGTCATTAATATCATAGGAGAGGTAGCCGTTCGATGTCCCAATGAAGATTCTTGTACTGAACAACAAATTAGAAAATTGATCTATTTTGTGGGAAAGCAAGCTATGGATATTAAACATATGGGAGAAAAAATCGTCATTCAGTTATTTCAAAAAGGATTTATTCATCTTCCATCTGATATATTTGCCTTAACTGAAGGGCAAATTTCGCAGTTGACGAATTTTAAAACTAAAGCCATACAAAATTTAATGAGAAGTATTGAAGAGTCTAAACATGTCTCTTTGGAACGTTTTATTATGGCCCTTGAAATTAAATATATAGGAATAGGGACGGCCGAATTATTAGCGGCAAGAGCTGGGACTATTGAAACGCTTATGCAATTAAACGAGGAAGATCTTATCAAAATAGAGGGAGTGGGCGGAAAAGTTGCACAGGCCGTGGTTGAACATTTTCAAAATCCAAAGCATCGGCAAGAAGTTTATCGATTATTAGAATTAGGTGTTTGTCCCCAATCTAAAACAGTTCAAATTTTTACGAACCATGCTTTTCAAGGAAAAATTTTCGTACTTACAGGGAGTTTGGAACATTATACAAGACAAAGTGCTGCTAGTTTGATTAAAGAACGAGGGGGAAAAGTTTCAGATTCAGTTAGCAGAAAAACCAATTATGTGGTTGCAGGAGCCGAGCCTGGATCTAAGCTTGACAAAGCCCGAACATTAGGAATTCCAGTTCTCAACGAAAAAGAATTTATAAGTCTTTGTCATTAG
- the glgB gene encoding 1,4-alpha-glucan branching protein GlgB, with amino-acid sequence MMTMQQTEFDSQFNEHIYRIVHVVHHQPHAFLGLHSFFEGSKVIRLWRPNAQQIFLELFGNIVEARRIHEMGIFECIVPSHTTAIDYKIFHQNGKLHFDPYAFLPTFGEVDQYLFGKGVHYELYHQMGGRLATHQGIQGVKFAVWAPNAKSVSLIADFNHWDGKVNPMRIMGYSGVWELFVPGLQEGEKYKFEIHTQQGERILKSDPYALSSELRPATASKIANIERFQWQDQAWMEQRKAKNWTSLPMNIYEVHLGSWKKKDSNSEFLNYRELAHELTAYCLDMGFTHIELLPIQEHPLDESWGYQVSGFYAPTSRFGHPEDFQYFVNYLHQHQISLILDWVPGHFPTDAFSLARFDGSALYEHADPRQGYHPHWHTNIFNFGRHEVSNFLIANALYWLEIMHVDGLRVDAVASMLYLDYGREENEWIPNDVGGKENLQAIEFLKHLNSIVHSKCPGSLMIAEESTSFTGVTHSVEKGGLGFDLKWNMGWMNDTLRYFSKDMLFRNYHHHDLTFGLVYAFSEKFISVFSHDEVVHGKKSLLSKMPGDMWQQFANLRLLISYMICQPGKKLLFMGAEIGQWNEWNCKSGLEWFLLQFPTHAGIHKFVQEINHFYLKQPALWQKDFSHESFEWVDFADMHNSVISYVRKGGTERLLCVHNFTPLYHSDYILHLSQFEHIEEIFNSDAEKFGGSGKHNLNPEIIRNEARSVIGLRLILAPLATLIFKLS; translated from the coding sequence TCGTATCGTTCATGTTGTTCATCACCAACCTCATGCTTTTTTGGGTCTTCATTCTTTTTTCGAAGGATCTAAAGTTATTCGACTTTGGAGACCCAATGCGCAACAAATCTTTCTAGAATTATTCGGAAATATTGTTGAAGCTAGGCGTATTCATGAAATGGGGATTTTTGAATGTATTGTTCCTAGTCATACAACAGCTATAGATTATAAAATATTTCATCAAAATGGAAAGCTTCATTTTGATCCTTATGCATTTCTACCCACATTTGGAGAAGTCGATCAATATCTGTTTGGAAAGGGTGTTCATTATGAACTTTATCACCAAATGGGCGGAAGGTTAGCAACGCATCAGGGTATTCAAGGAGTAAAATTTGCTGTTTGGGCTCCTAATGCGAAAAGTGTTTCCTTAATAGCTGATTTTAATCATTGGGATGGAAAGGTCAATCCTATGCGTATCATGGGATACTCGGGTGTTTGGGAATTATTTGTACCTGGTTTGCAAGAGGGAGAAAAATATAAGTTCGAAATTCATACTCAACAAGGGGAAAGAATTCTTAAATCCGATCCTTATGCGTTGTCAAGTGAACTGCGTCCAGCAACGGCCTCTAAAATTGCTAATATTGAGCGTTTTCAATGGCAAGACCAAGCGTGGATGGAACAAAGAAAGGCGAAAAATTGGACTTCTTTACCTATGAATATCTATGAAGTTCATTTGGGGTCATGGAAAAAAAAGGATTCGAATTCAGAATTTTTAAATTATCGAGAACTTGCCCATGAATTGACTGCCTATTGTTTAGATATGGGATTTACTCATATAGAACTTCTTCCTATTCAAGAACATCCTTTAGATGAGTCTTGGGGATATCAAGTTTCTGGTTTTTATGCCCCAACTAGTCGCTTTGGGCACCCTGAAGATTTTCAATATTTTGTGAATTATCTTCATCAACACCAGATAAGTCTTATTTTAGATTGGGTTCCCGGACATTTTCCAACAGATGCATTTTCATTAGCACGTTTTGACGGCTCAGCTCTTTATGAACATGCAGATCCTCGTCAAGGCTATCATCCTCATTGGCATACAAATATATTCAATTTTGGTCGACATGAAGTCTCCAATTTTTTAATTGCTAATGCCTTGTATTGGTTAGAAATCATGCATGTCGATGGCCTTCGAGTCGATGCTGTTGCTTCCATGCTATATTTAGATTATGGCAGAGAGGAAAATGAGTGGATTCCCAACGATGTTGGAGGGAAAGAAAATTTACAAGCGATCGAATTTTTAAAACATTTGAATTCTATTGTGCATTCTAAATGTCCAGGTTCATTGATGATTGCGGAAGAATCTACATCATTTACAGGGGTTACGCATTCCGTAGAAAAAGGGGGATTGGGGTTTGACTTGAAATGGAATATGGGATGGATGAATGATACACTGCGTTATTTTTCCAAAGATATGTTATTTAGAAACTACCATCATCACGATCTAACTTTTGGATTAGTTTATGCATTCTCTGAAAAATTTATTTCTGTTTTTTCACACGATGAAGTCGTTCATGGTAAAAAAAGCTTATTGAGCAAAATGCCTGGGGATATGTGGCAACAATTTGCTAACTTACGTTTATTGATTAGCTATATGATTTGTCAACCGGGTAAAAAACTGCTGTTCATGGGTGCAGAAATTGGACAATGGAATGAATGGAATTGTAAATCGGGACTGGAATGGTTTTTATTGCAATTTCCTACCCATGCTGGAATTCACAAATTTGTTCAGGAAATTAATCATTTTTATTTAAAACAGCCAGCTCTATGGCAAAAAGACTTTAGTCATGAATCTTTTGAATGGGTAGATTTTGCAGATATGCACAATAGCGTGATTAGTTATGTCCGTAAAGGGGGTACAGAACGCCTTCTTTGTGTCCATAATTTTACGCCTCTTTATCACTCTGATTATATTTTACACTTAAGTCAGTTTGAGCACATCGAAGAAATTTTTAATTCAGATGCAGAGAAATTTGGAGGCTCTGGAAAACATAATTTGAACCCAGAAATTATTCGAAATGAAGCTAGGTCTGTAATAGGGTTACGTCTCATCTTAGCCCCTCTTGCTACCCTAATTTTTAAACTCTCTTAG